DNA from Coffea arabica cultivar ET-39 chromosome 10c, Coffea Arabica ET-39 HiFi, whole genome shotgun sequence:
AAATAGGGAAAGGACCAAAATATCTTGGAGATAACTTCTCATAGCTTGAGGATTTGAGAAAATGTTGTCTATAAGGTTGCAATTTCACATACACGAGGTCCCCAACCTTAAATTCTTTGTCAGATCTATGTTTATCAGCTAATTGTTTCATCCGGTGTTGAGCATTCTTGAGATGGTGTTTGAGAGTATGCAGTGCCCTTTCTCTAGTAGCCAAACTCCTATCGATAGCATCCACTATGGCTAAACCAGGAATATAAGGAATATGCACAGGTGGTGCTTGCCCATAAACTACCTGGAATGGCGTAGTTCTGATGGCTGAATGAAAATTGGTATTGTACCAACACTCAACCAATCGTAACCATGAATACCAAGCCTTGGGGTGATCACGTGTCATGCATCCGAGATAGTTCTCTAAAAACCTATCTACTACCTCAGTTCGCCTATCTGTTTGAGGATGATAGGAGCTAGCAAATTGTAACTGA
Protein-coding regions in this window:
- the LOC140015889 gene encoding uncharacterized protein, with the protein product MTRDHPKAWYSWLRLVECWYNTNFHSAIRTTPFQVVYGQAPPVHIPYIPGLAIVDAIDRSLATRERALHTLKHHLKNAQHRMKQLADKHRSDKEFKVGDLVYVKLQPYRQHFLKSSSYEKLSPRYFGPFPILE